A portion of the Halogeometricum sp. S1BR25-6 genome contains these proteins:
- a CDS encoding ZIP family metal transporter has product MSRISRVGVGATAVFVALSVYAASAGAWKLLGITWVAFAAMALAAPLGARHRDEGANALVWGYGLASGAMVTSAAVFLVPQAIGHHPQYGGFGIAAGLLAGFGSHTVGHRLAHMELPVDRTVAELAAHAFSAGLIIGIVYGNMPNLGPTLGLAIVSHKGPAGYAAARRLASKRRAVSALLLPASALGIAAILASVVVLPGSAPFRGVVFGFAAGVFLHVAMDFLPRCEIGSEIHEHLSVEGDAHDLLDELRLHAVASTFLGGLAVFLAWLFVV; this is encoded by the coding sequence GTGTCCCGAATCTCTCGCGTCGGCGTCGGCGCTACCGCCGTCTTCGTCGCGCTCTCGGTGTACGCGGCCAGCGCCGGCGCGTGGAAACTGCTCGGGATAACCTGGGTGGCGTTCGCGGCGATGGCGCTCGCCGCTCCCCTCGGCGCCCGACATCGCGACGAGGGGGCGAACGCCCTCGTGTGGGGCTACGGTCTCGCCAGCGGCGCGATGGTGACCAGCGCGGCCGTCTTCTTGGTGCCGCAGGCCATCGGCCACCACCCGCAGTACGGCGGGTTCGGCATCGCGGCGGGTCTGCTGGCCGGGTTCGGCTCCCACACCGTCGGCCACCGACTCGCGCACATGGAGTTACCCGTCGACCGGACCGTCGCGGAACTCGCCGCGCACGCCTTCTCGGCGGGCCTCATCATCGGTATCGTCTACGGGAACATGCCGAACCTCGGTCCGACGCTCGGCCTCGCTATCGTCTCGCACAAGGGACCGGCGGGGTACGCCGCCGCGCGCCGCCTCGCCTCGAAGCGGCGCGCCGTCTCGGCGCTCCTGCTCCCGGCGTCGGCGCTCGGAATCGCGGCCATCCTCGCCAGCGTCGTCGTCCTGCCGGGGTCGGCGCCGTTCCGCGGCGTCGTCTTCGGCTTCGCCGCGGGCGTCTTTCTCCACGTCGCGATGGACTTCCTCCCCCGCTGTGAGATAGGCAGCGAGATACACGAACACCTCTCGGTGGAGGGTGACGCCCACGACCTCCTCGACGAACTCCGTCTCCACGCCGTCGCCAGCACCTTCCTCGGCGGTCTGGCGGTGTTCCTCGCGTGGCTGTTCGTCGTCTGA
- a CDS encoding DUF7490 domain-containing protein, with protein sequence MNRDAALATAAVGVVAVALLAVLAVPGVLADPAEEVTRPGPVDVTEMNIGYDDAAVRGETVTLGVETRMRHRGDPTPNVTLLVRAVDADSGLVATTETVDVGTLEDDGETAVGTNLTVEREGGYRIEAVLFRDDERVDEASKTVRGLEALTPAYARTTVAFSDREALPPLSFSVAEGGGNRTTLDLAASLTNAGDSPSEDLAVTFVLRQADSNVVAARTTSDVGAIRPGRTTTTTASATVPAGYNYYLDAVLTKDGVVVDTARAAANLDPTRRIAVNETEEEVEFRVEDFESGGAEGGRSTEMPEATAAGETDGGAAGFGVGVAAVALLAAALLARRRER encoded by the coding sequence GCGGTCCTCGCCGTTCCCGGGGTGCTCGCCGACCCCGCCGAGGAGGTGACCCGACCCGGACCGGTCGACGTGACGGAGATGAACATCGGCTACGACGACGCCGCGGTCCGCGGCGAGACGGTGACGCTCGGCGTGGAGACGCGCATGCGTCACCGCGGCGACCCGACGCCGAACGTGACGCTTCTCGTCCGCGCCGTCGACGCCGACTCCGGACTCGTGGCGACGACGGAGACGGTCGACGTCGGAACGCTCGAAGACGACGGCGAAACGGCCGTCGGGACGAACCTCACGGTCGAACGCGAAGGGGGCTACCGCATCGAGGCGGTCCTGTTCCGCGACGACGAACGCGTCGACGAGGCGTCGAAGACGGTCCGCGGGTTGGAGGCGCTGACGCCGGCGTACGCGCGGACGACCGTCGCGTTCAGCGACCGCGAGGCGCTCCCGCCCCTCTCCTTTTCGGTCGCGGAGGGCGGCGGAAACCGGACGACGCTGGACCTCGCGGCGTCGCTGACGAACGCGGGGGATTCCCCCTCCGAGGACCTCGCGGTGACGTTCGTCCTGCGGCAGGCGGACTCGAACGTCGTCGCCGCGCGGACGACGAGCGACGTGGGGGCGATTCGACCGGGGCGGACCACCACGACGACGGCGTCGGCGACGGTGCCGGCGGGCTACAACTACTACCTCGACGCCGTGCTGACGAAGGACGGCGTCGTCGTCGACACCGCCCGCGCGGCGGCGAACCTCGACCCGACGAGGCGCATCGCCGTGAACGAGACCGAAGAGGAAGTAGAGTTCCGCGTCGAGGACTTCGAGTCCGGCGGCGCGGAAGGGGGTCGGTCGACGGAGATGCCGGAGGCGACGGCGGCGGGCGAGACGGACGGCGGCGCGGCCGGGTTCGGCGTCGGCGTCGCCGCCGTCGCCCTCCTCGCGGCGGCGCTTCTCGCGCGGAGGCGAGAACGATGA